In Brachypodium distachyon strain Bd21 chromosome 2, Brachypodium_distachyon_v3.0, whole genome shotgun sequence, one genomic interval encodes:
- the LOC100843756 gene encoding rhomboid-like protein 14, mitochondrial yields the protein MGISISRDRQGHAGWWLSSLLTAPVLLQYVAGDAGIPPPVTAALIAANVLAHLRPGLLDELLPPLWRVIEYGDLRRFFSSAFYHVSELHLLMNMTSLLSAGDELETSMGSFEFASMVAFLLGLSKGFTILLSKSLLLLGNNSAYYHQHSAGFSGVLFGMDVVLNDLAGEGPEKYAVCARLLLTQVLIPEASFIGHLGGILAGLTYLCLKRSPGPIAALFSNIADVVGRSVGFARKLVRSVVVPRRRSNAGGGPVLVSAPRETGRGMWRCSACTYDNSQCEDVCQRCSTPHEEHAFSASRQTASQR from the exons ATGGGGATCAGCATCAGCCGCGACCGGCAGGGCCATGCCGGCTGGTGGCTGTCGTCGCTGTTGACAGCGCCGGTGCTGCTCCAGTACGTCGCCGGCGACGCAGGCATCCCGCCGCCGGTGACGGCCGCGCTGATCGCCGCCAACGTGCTGGCGCACTTACGCCCGGGCCTCctcgacgagctcctcccgccGCTCTGGCGGGTCATCGAG TACGGTGACCTGAGACGTTTCTTCTCCTCAGCTTTCTACCATGTGAGCGAGCTTCACCTCTTGATGAACATGACATCTCTCTTGTCGGCGGGCGACGAGCTCGAGACATCCATGGGCAGTTTCGAGTTTGCGTCCATGGTGGCCTTCTTGCTTGGCCTGAGTAAAGGCTTCACAATTCTCTTGTCGAAAAGTTTGCTCCTCCTCGGCAACAACAGCGCATACTACCATCAGCATTCTGCTGGATTCTCCGGGGTGTTGTTTGGCATGGACGTTGTGCTGAATGACTTGGCAGGTGAGGGTCCAGAGAAGTATGCCGTGTGTGCTAGACTACTCCTCACCCAGGTCCTCATTCCTGAGGCAAGCTTCATTGGCCATCTCGGCGGGATACTTGCTGGCCTCACCTACCTTTGCTTGAAGCGCAGTCCAGGCCCGATCGCCGCTCTCTTTTCGAACATTGCAGATGTTGTGGGTCGATCTGTGGGATTTGCCCGGAAACTTGTGAGATCAGTGGTCGTCCCTCGTCGACGGAGCAATGCGGGAGGAGGCCCCGTTCTTGTTTCGGCGCCAAGAGAGACCGGTCGAGGCATGTGGAGATGCTCTGCCTGCACTTATGACAACTCGCAATGCGAAGATGTCTGCCAGAGGTGCAGCACTCCACACGAAGAACATGCTTTCTCCGCCAGCCGCCAGACGGCTTCTCAAAGATAG
- the LOC100834190 gene encoding rhomboid-like protein 14, mitochondrial: MGIAMSRDRQDGRLLSLLALQVLLDYGRAGATRPPVTAALLAANTLLYLRPGNLDALLPRLPRVLFNPHLIIEFGDLRRFLFSVFFHTSEPQFVMNMSSLLWRGGRLEEYMGSFEFASMVASLIGLSQGFTLLLSKGLLLLGDGTAYYQYSSGFSGVLLGMQVLNARAGDIVLFGVCIPAKYAELAQLFLMQALIHEVNIVGNLSGILAGLTYLWLKNGPDPLSDIANVVSRSVRFARGIVRSAARRCQSCSGRRVFASVQREVGQGMWRCTTCSHDNSRSEDVCERCSIPHEDHAFSRRRHLQDVGNEELPVEEIRARRLQRFER, from the exons ATGGGGATCGCCATGAGCCGCGACCGGCAGGACGGCCGGCTGCTGTCGCTTTTGGCGCTCCAGGTGCTGCTCGATTACGGCCGCGCCGGTGCAACCCGCCCGCCCGTgacggcggcgctgctcgcCGCCAACACGCTGCTGTACCTCCGCCCGGGCAACCTCGACGCGCTCCTCCCCCGGCTCCCGCGCGTCCTGTTCAACCCGCACCTCATCATCGAG TTCGGCGACTTGAGACGTTTCCTCTTCTCAGTTTTCTTCCACACGAGTGAACCTCAATTTGTCATGAACATGTCATCCCTCTTGTGGAGGGGCGGTCGGCTTGAAGAATATATGGGCAGTTTTGAGTTCGCTTCCATGGTGGCTTCCTTGATTGGCCTGTCTCAGGGCTTCACATTGCTCTTGTCCAAAGGCTTGCTTCTCCTCGGCGACGGCACGGCGTATTACCAGTATTCTTCTGGATTCTCTGGAGTGTTGCTTGGTATGCAAGTGCTGAATGCCAGGGCAGGCGATATTGTCTTGTTCGGGGTATGCATCCCAGCAAAGTATGCTGAGTTGGCACAACTATTCCTCATGCAGGCTCTCATTCATGAGGTAAACATTGTTGGCAATCTCAGTGGGATACTTGCTGGGCTAACATACCTCTGGTTGAAGAACGGTCCAGACCCGCTTTCAGACATTGCAAATGTTGTGAGCCGATCGGTGAGGTTTGCTCGGGGAATCGTAAGGTCAGCAGCCCGTCGTTGCCAGAGCTGTTCTGGGCGGCGTGTTTTTGCGTCGGTGCAAAGGGAGGTTGGCCAAGGTATGTGGAGATGCACGACCTGCAGTCACGACAACTCGCGTAGCGAAGATGTCTGCGAGAGATGCAGCATTCCGCACGAGGATCATGCTTTCTCCCGCAGAAGGCATCTCCAAGATGTGGGGAACGAGGAGCTCCCGGTCGAGGAGATACGTGCTAGAAGGCTCCAAAGATTTGAGAGGTGA